The Anas acuta chromosome 7, bAnaAcu1.1, whole genome shotgun sequence DNA window CCTCACCTTCCTCAGCAGCGCAACCATCTCCTTTGACCACGTGGACGAGTACTGAACGCTGACAGTGCTGAACAGCTGGACCAAGGACTCCACTGGGTTGTTGGAGTGGATGTCATACGGCCTCTGGGGGAAACACAGAAAGGTGAGAAGAAAGTCacttttctctctgcagctcGCTAAGGACGCGTGTTCTTAGAGCTCAGGCAGTCCGAAGCACCCTACCCAGCCCCGAAGGAGTTCGTAAGCCATAATTCCCAAGGACCACCAGTCCACTTCGAAGGAGTAACCCGTGCCGCCGTTCAGGAAGGAATGGAAAATCTCCGGAGCTGAACGGGAAGAGCACAACCACAACAGTTTATTCACTGACTGCAGTCAGCTTCTGTTTCCATCGCCTACTTCATGCATGTCCGCAGGTAGACGCGGTGACTGCTTTCATGCGTGAATGCCACCGGGGGGGCTTTCAGGACAAGCTAGGAGGCAGCACGCCTGGCCACGGAGGGTGTGaggagctctgctccctccGAGCAAGCAGCAAggctggcagcggggcaggacagcggggcaggcagagcagggcaggcagagcagggcaggctggcacagcagcaccagcagggctctgctgaaCAACTTGGGTGCATGCATTAATGGGCTAAGCTAACTCCGTGCCTTTGTGACAGGCAGGAGCTATGAGGCAGCATGCAGCGAGCATTCTCCCAAGGTAAAACCCAGGCGTAACGAGCAGCTATTAGTTCTTACCCATGTATGGCTTTGTTCCAGCTAACGCAGTTGCTCTCTCGCCATCCCTAATTATTGTTGCAATATTAAAATCTGTTAAATGTGCATGACCTTAAATAAAGACACAGTTTAAGAAGGAATTACTCTCGGCACAGAACAATCACAATGCAGAGTACAATTTTTCATCAGCTTTCAGTCTCCGCGAGCACAGCGCAGGGACAGGCAGTCCCCTGTACAGACCCCCCCAAATGGCCACAACAGACCCCGGAGCCTTCTCAGGATCCCGTGCTTGCCAGACGTTTAGGTGGTAGCTAGCTTTGCTTCTTGGTTTTGAATTGCACATGGAGCTTCACATTTTGAATGGATTTCCAATATCCAGCTTATTCCACCCTACCTGGCTACTCTACATCTTTGTTCACGTTACCCCCACCGCGAGCCAGTGACTGCTCAGATCCCCGTGGTACCAGCCAGCTCTCAGAGCTCTGCTACGTCCCACGGGCACCCAGAAAATCCCCAGGCATCCTTTACGACTACAACGCCCATTCCCCTCTCCTCAAATATTGCTGTCCCCTGCACTGGGCACTGCCACGACCAAATAAAATTCAAGGctgaacatgaaaaagaaaaggatttttgtttgtttgtttgtttgtttgtttttacaggatTCTGAGTTTCAAACCTGGGATGACAAGTCCAGTTTTAAACGCCAAAATTCTTTACCTTTGGAAAAGTCAGGTTCAGCTTGTGGCCAGCATGAACAAACAGGAGGAATGTGACAAAACCAGGGGAATGCATAAAGGAGCAAGAAAAGCATTGTAACAGTTTACGCTTACAGAGCTCAAACATTACTAGCTAAGCCTACCCCAGGAACTAGTGAGCTACACAGCTCCAGCACATCATCGCGTTGATATATCCAGAATCTACAGTCAGTAACAAAGACAGTAGAAAAAcactatattaaaataatgccTCGGTCATGTTGATTAAAAATAACCTGTAACTGTTTTTTGATGAAAGCCACTGAACCACGACTGCCACCAAAGTCCTAGAGCTGAGACAGTACCACTCTGCAGACCAGAGCAAATTCGGGCATGTCGGTCTAAGCAAAATTGTAACACTTTGCAAACCCTAAGATTGTACAAGGAAATCATTACAATATTTCAAACAGCACTACAGTACTTTCACTCTGTTTCTATATTCTCCATCATCAGGACTGGGAGTTAGTtaaaatctggagaaaaaaatagcatgaatGATTTGAACAGGCTGGAAAACACCTCTCTTAGgtctgctgccagccagccGGGGCAAATCAGGTGAGCACTGGGGTATTTACTGGCACAGATCAGGCATCTGCAAGGCTTTAAGAAACCTTGCGACGAACTGAGTGTCCCTACAACACTGCTGTACGAAGTGCTGCGTACCTCACGCACTGACTCAACAGGAGCTGGGATAATGAGCACAAGCCGTAGCAGCAGAGGTTTAGGTGTGACATCAGGAGAGGTGCTCAGAACACAACAGTTCAGTGCAGTCGAGCCCCAGGCAGGTTGCTCGGGGAAGCTGGAGTCTCCAGGACTGGGGCAGAAGCCGCAGgactgaggaagaagaaaaacaccccCCCACGTGCCTTTCTTGAGGCTTTCTGCTATCTACCAGGCAGCTGTGAAAATGGTCTGTAAATCACAAACAAGtttctgctgttatttcttccttgtatctcCGTTTTTCCAACATCCTTGAGCTTTATACCCTGCGCTATCGTCTAATGAGCTTCCATGCACGTGTAAGCTTTGGAGCCTTCTGCCCTGAGAAATTGTGTCCTCATTTTGTAAGGTTTATTGCTGGAATAGAGGTGACTATAAGGGACCTGTCCAATTAGACCACTGAGAGCCTACTAATTgctcaataataataatatcaataGATGGTCTCAGGAAGGTTCCCAAGCTTGCTCCTGGCTCAGCCCAGATCTCTCTCTACAGGAAGACATCAAAACTCTTTTTTCCTGCCTAGTAAAAGTTTATGTGCAGATCATTCACTTAGAACTCAAAAAAGACAGTTCTTGTGCTCTGTGCCCCTTCACAATGCATTTCTTGCATGGATAACCTGTGCAATGTAAGAGGCGCTGGCTTGGTGCTGGCGAGaaaggaggcagaggcagggggtCAGTGAGAAGGGCTTCTCATGATGGAGCTTTCCTCGAACGGCAATGCACATGTATATCCAACCAAGCACCAACCAAATGTAAGGAGTGGTGCCTTTTCCACAGtgtttgcaaataaaaagaTGCACAGGATTCAAGACTGCAAAGAATCGGTCCCTTGAATGAAAGAGGTGGACAAAGCAAGACAGAGAGATCCTACCTTGCTCATCCAGGAGAATGTTGTCTGGTTTTACATCTCTGGAAAAAGAAGCAAGGTTACAGCAAGATGAAACCTCAGTCAGATGAGGGATGCAAttctaaaacaacaacaaaatctatAACTTTTTTATCTACCAAAAATTAGAAAGATATAACCCAAATCCTAATAAGGAGCAAATCCCTTTAAGATGGATTAGAAATACGTTTccccagggggaaaaaaacaagtggGACCACCTGACTGATTCAGGCAGCATTTCCATGAAATTAATAACGCAAGGCTCTGCCTGTGAAGCCCTCGATCACAGCTTTTTTGGCTGCCCCATGGAGGAGCGAGGAGCGggcagggccagcagccccccgccgccctgcctgcagcaccaagcccacCCACATCCCAGCACGGGCACCCCTGGTGCCACAGGGCCACCGTGGGCTGTCACACCACAGGGCCCCTCGCTTATGGAAATGCCCTCGTTTccagcagcacggggcagcaGGGGGTGTTACCTGTGAATAATGTGCTGACTGCGTAGGTAGTCTAGCGCCAGCGCCATCTCACAGATGTACAGCCTGACTGTCTCTTCAGTAAACTGCACGTTTTGCTGCAGGTGATAGCGGAGGTCACCCCCGAGGAGCAAGTCCACCACCATGAACATGTCCTCCTCGTCCTGGAAGGAGTACCTGCGgggagcagggtgctgagcGAGCCTGCCGGCTCCTGCGGCATCTCACAGGAGTCAcaaaatgaagttgtttttattttttcctcacttaaTTATACAGCACCTGTGAAAAACTGCAAACATCCCCGCAACGAGCATATGTTGGCCTCGGTGTTTACACTTCTTTAATTAGGCAAGCACAATTCAAGATTGCTGCCTTGCTTTTTAGCCTtttgctgtgctgggcagcGCCTCCTGTCACAGGAGAACCCTCCCCGCTCACCCGGCACCACTGCCATCGCCACAGGAGGCCACACGCAGCTACAGACCCCGAAACTCCCTGGGGAGAGGCTTAGGACACCTCAGGGAACTGCAAAGCCAACTGAGGTGTCTCagctcccagctcagcaccctgccgaggtggccccgctcccctcacaCCCCACAGGCCTGGCGCCGAGCGTCCCCCCCCCCTGCACACCACCCCTCTGCCAGCAGGCTGCCTCAATTTGCAGTTGGgaaaaaacaagataaaactGTACTGAAAATATCCCCGTGTATCCTGAAAGTGAATTAGGAAACGCAAGTGCTAAtttaaccacaaaaaaaaacacagaaaaaaagacctATATTTACGGTATAGTAAAACGCCTCTCTGTATTTGCAGTGGATCCCGAAGGAGACTGACAGCAGTGAGGATGCACTACAAAATAACGTTCAATTGTTATATTTGGCAACAGCATTTCTATGGAGGGAGCCTGTGGGGTTGTGTAATGCTTGTGAATCACACACTTCTCATCCTGAATGTGTGCTCATTCTCAATGTATGAGCTGAGAGGGGAAAAGCTGCAAGGAGCAAATTTCCTCAAGAACTTCATTAcctgttgggaaaaaaaaatgtttgcaactGTTACAACTCTGAAAACATAAATACTAACTTCTTTGGCGACTGTGGAGTAACtggccagcagaaggcaggcGAAGCACTAACAGCTCCCAGCCTGCCAACACGCTCCGAGGCACCAGGAGCCTCGCGGGCTGAAGGCAGACGTGTGCTGCAGATGCATTTTTTGCATAACGCCTTGATTTCACCTACCCGTGATTTTCCAGGTAAGCACGGCCTCTCTTTTCTATTTGCAATTTGCTCCTCTTAGCAGGAGGGAAGGTGCAGCTCCAGGAATTTGTAGGTAATCTCCAAAACTGCTGGGCTGGAAGCACTGCCTAAAAGACCTGATGATGCTCTGTGAGCCACGAGCACAGAGCCTGCCTTTATAAAGACCCATGCTACAGCTGAAAGGGTGCATCACAACCCAGGCAAGGGATGTGCAAAGCACCGAGGAAATCAGTCCTAGGCAAAACATGGTTACCCTGGTCACATGCAAAACAGAGATAGGGGAGCGtgctcctctctccctctcagTCTGTCATCCTCCTCCCAAAGGGGTGCAAACCTTCTCCACCATCTCTCAGAAATGCCATTCCTCCTGCAGGATGGGTGTTCAGGCCATGAACTCCAGATTTCTGTAACCCGCAGCGTGTCCCCTGTCTGCCCTCCCCCTGGCTCCCCCCAGCAGCGCCCACGCCTGCTCGCACAGGACCGGGCATGCACATGGTGGTTTGAAGACAGCACacaactttttttcagaaacagatcACTAAAAATAGTTACATTTCAAATTGCTCACTACtaattagattagattagattacgTTAGATTAGATTACATCAAATTAGATTACGTTAGATTACATTAGTGCATGTGCACTGGCAAAAAGTGTACTCATTACCTGGCAGTGTTTTAGGGTCTAACTTAAAAATAACTACCCTTGAATCAGGCTGACATCTAACAACTAATTTTAGTCTgtaatgcttttgaaaaacatcTTGTCTAGATAATTACTGTAAAAAGTGGTAGGCAGGACAACTCCTTGGCTTCCCTACAAGCACAGTAATCCTCCTGCCCCA harbors:
- the STK32C gene encoding serine/threonine-protein kinase 32C isoform X4 — translated: MLLPNITIERYFVVHPHCCQSPSGSTANTERRFTIPYSFQDEEDMFMVVDLLLGGDLRYHLQQNVQFTEETVRLYICEMALALDYLRSQHIIHRDVKPDNILLDEQGHAHLTDFNIATIIRDGERATALAGTKPYMAPEIFHSFLNGGTGYSFEVDWWSLGIMAYELLRGWRPYDIHSNNPVESLVQLFSTVSVQYSSTWSKEMVALLRKLLTVNPEHRFSCLADIQTSAYLSAVVWSDVGEKRVEPGFVPNKGRLHCDPTFELEEMILESRPLHKKKKRLAKNKSRDNSKDSSQSENDYLQECLEAIQQDFVIFNREKLKKSQEQTSESVSPPETTDEAETEAESETSNLNMCSSVCSSAGSS